In Zingiber officinale cultivar Zhangliang chromosome 8B, Zo_v1.1, whole genome shotgun sequence, a single genomic region encodes these proteins:
- the LOC122014274 gene encoding uncharacterized protein LOC122014274 isoform X2: MAANSAIPLGGQQRGSRVLLTAERSPPARRRSKAEDQSLRLLFTSDGIPNLGPLLWQKTKRSPPAPRRTRSKAITREVNRNIRASM; encoded by the exons ATGGCAGCAAACTCGGCGATTCCTTTGGGCGGACAGCAGCGTGGGTCTAGGGTTCTCTTGACGGCGGAGCGTTCTCCTCCGGCAAG ACGGCGTTCCAAAG CCGAAGATCAGTCATTGAGATTGCTGTTCACCAGTGATGGCATTCCAAATCTAGGCCCTTTGTTGTGGCAAAAGACgaaacgctcgcccccagcgccccgccGTACCCGatccaaggccatcacgagggaggtaaatcgcaaCATCCGAGCGAGCATGTGA
- the LOC122014274 gene encoding uncharacterized protein LOC122014274 isoform X1: MAANSAIPLGGQQRGSRVLLTAERSPPARRRSKGGQNSSISVCPIPGEASSISVVYQFSAEDQSLRLLFTSDGIPNLGPLLWQKTKRSPPAPRRTRSKAITREVNRNIRASM, from the exons ATGGCAGCAAACTCGGCGATTCCTTTGGGCGGACAGCAGCGTGGGTCTAGGGTTCTCTTGACGGCGGAGCGTTCTCCTCCGGCAAG ACGGCGTTCCAAAGGTGGGCAGAACTCTAGCATCTCAGTGTGTCCAATTCCGGGAGAAGCAAGCTCCATCTCAGTTGTGTATCAATTTTCAGCCGAAGATCAGTCATTGAGATTGCTGTTCACCAGTGATGGCATTCCAAATCTAGGCCCTTTGTTGTGGCAAAAGACgaaacgctcgcccccagcgccccgccGTACCCGatccaaggccatcacgagggaggtaaatcgcaaCATCCGAGCGAGCATGTGA